One window of the Pseudofrankia sp. DC12 genome contains the following:
- a CDS encoding fumarylacetoacetate hydrolase family protein: MRIARFTDGSEPAFGVVEGSVERGEATVAALTPHPFGPFQFTGARRPLGEVRLLAPVLPSKVLAVGKNYAGHVREMGGDAPPERPILFLKPSTSVVGPGDPIVHPDPTSRMDYEGELAIVIGRLCRDVPEERAMSVVLGFTCANDVTMREQQASDGQWTRAKGHDSHCPLGPWIETDLDAGGVALRTTLDGEVRQSSTTAHLIHGIPKLIAYMSSAMTLLPGDVLLTGTPAGVGPMRPGQTVAVTVDGVGTLTNPVTAR, translated from the coding sequence GTGCGTATCGCGAGGTTTACAGACGGTTCGGAGCCGGCCTTCGGGGTCGTCGAGGGCTCGGTCGAACGCGGCGAGGCAACGGTCGCCGCCCTGACTCCGCACCCGTTCGGCCCCTTCCAGTTCACCGGGGCCCGCCGGCCGCTCGGCGAGGTGCGGCTGCTGGCGCCGGTGCTGCCCAGCAAGGTGCTGGCCGTGGGGAAGAACTACGCCGGCCACGTCCGGGAGATGGGCGGCGACGCCCCGCCGGAGCGGCCGATCCTCTTCCTCAAGCCGTCCACCTCGGTCGTCGGCCCTGGCGACCCGATCGTCCACCCTGACCCGACCAGCCGGATGGACTACGAGGGCGAGCTGGCCATCGTCATCGGCCGCCTGTGCCGGGATGTCCCCGAAGAGCGCGCCATGTCGGTCGTCCTGGGCTTCACCTGCGCGAACGACGTCACGATGCGCGAGCAGCAGGCCAGCGACGGCCAGTGGACCCGGGCCAAGGGCCACGACAGCCACTGCCCGCTCGGGCCGTGGATCGAGACCGACCTTGACGCGGGTGGCGTCGCTCTGCGCACCACGCTCGACGGTGAGGTCCGCCAGAGCTCGACCACGGCGCATCTCATCCACGGCATCCCGAAGCTCATCGCCTACATGTCGTCGGCGATGACCCTGCTGCCCGGCGACGTGCTGCTCACCGGCACCCCGGCCGGCGTCGGCCCGATGCGCCCGGGCCAGACCGTCGCCGTGACCGTCGACGGCGTCGGCACGCTGACGAACCCGGTCACGGCCCGCTGA
- the cimA gene encoding citramalate synthase, whose translation MRPYDPESLHIYDTTLRDGTQQEGLSLSVADKLAVARHLDDLGVGFIEGGWPGSNPKDAEFFRRAQTELNLRGAKLAAFGSTRRASRAAADDPQVAALRDAGTPVVCLVAKSDRRHVERALRTTLAENLAMIRDTVEHLRAEGKRVFVDAEHFFDGYRVDEAYGLEVVRTAAEAGAEVVVLCDTNGGMLPTQIGDTVLAVLDASGARLGIHCHDDSGCAVANSLVAVQAGVTHVQGAANGYGERCGNANLFTVVAGLETKLATPVLPPGRLRELVRVSHAIDELTNSTPDTHRPYVGASAFAHKGGLHASAVKIDPDMYQHIDPAQVGNDMRMLVSELAGRATIELKGRELGLDLSDEKEALGRIVELVKEREATGFAYEAAEASFELLLRDEVYGPERYFTLDSWRVIVEQRADGEVVSEATVKLETRGERHVSTAEGNGPVNALDKALREALAKAYPGLKAVDLTDFKVRILDGREGSGAVTRVLVETSDGQTRWDTIGVDENIIAASWQALQDAVTYGLRRQNEVPDPDAT comes from the coding sequence GTGCGGCCATACGATCCCGAGTCCCTGCACATCTACGACACGACTTTGCGGGATGGCACGCAGCAGGAGGGCCTGTCGCTTTCCGTAGCCGACAAGCTCGCGGTCGCCCGCCATCTCGACGACCTCGGCGTCGGTTTCATCGAGGGTGGCTGGCCCGGCTCCAATCCGAAGGACGCCGAGTTCTTCCGGCGCGCCCAGACCGAGCTGAACCTGCGCGGTGCCAAGCTCGCCGCGTTCGGCTCGACCCGCCGGGCCAGCAGGGCCGCCGCCGACGACCCGCAGGTCGCCGCGCTGCGCGACGCGGGCACGCCCGTCGTCTGCCTGGTCGCGAAGTCCGACCGCCGGCACGTCGAACGGGCGCTGCGCACCACGCTCGCCGAGAACCTGGCGATGATCCGGGACACCGTGGAGCACCTGCGTGCCGAGGGCAAGCGGGTCTTCGTCGACGCCGAGCACTTCTTCGACGGCTACCGCGTCGACGAGGCGTACGGCCTGGAGGTCGTGCGGACCGCGGCCGAGGCCGGGGCTGAGGTGGTCGTCCTGTGCGACACCAACGGCGGGATGCTGCCCACCCAGATCGGTGACACCGTGCTGGCCGTGCTCGACGCATCTGGTGCACGCCTGGGCATCCACTGCCACGACGACTCCGGCTGCGCGGTGGCCAACAGCCTGGTCGCGGTCCAGGCCGGCGTCACGCACGTCCAGGGCGCGGCCAACGGCTACGGCGAGCGCTGCGGCAACGCGAACCTGTTCACCGTCGTCGCCGGCCTGGAGACGAAGCTCGCCACCCCGGTGCTGCCGCCCGGGCGGCTGCGCGAGCTGGTCCGGGTCTCGCACGCCATCGACGAGCTGACCAACTCGACGCCGGACACGCACCGGCCGTACGTCGGTGCCAGCGCCTTCGCCCACAAGGGCGGCCTGCACGCCAGCGCCGTCAAGATCGACCCTGACATGTACCAGCACATCGACCCGGCCCAGGTCGGCAACGACATGCGGATGCTGGTCTCGGAGCTCGCCGGCCGGGCCACCATCGAGCTCAAGGGCCGCGAGCTGGGCCTCGACCTGTCCGACGAGAAGGAGGCCCTCGGCCGCATCGTCGAGCTGGTGAAGGAGCGGGAGGCCACCGGCTTCGCCTACGAGGCGGCCGAGGCGAGCTTCGAGCTGCTGCTGCGCGACGAGGTCTACGGGCCGGAGCGCTACTTCACGCTGGACAGCTGGCGGGTGATCGTCGAGCAGCGCGCCGACGGCGAGGTCGTCAGCGAGGCCACCGTGAAGCTCGAGACCCGTGGTGAGCGGCACGTCTCCACCGCCGAGGGCAACGGACCGGTCAACGCGCTCGACAAGGCGCTGCGCGAGGCGCTGGCGAAGGCATACCCGGGTCTGAAGGCGGTCGACCTGACCGACTTCAAGGTGCGCATCCTGGACGGCCGGGAGGGCTCCGGCGCCGTCACCCGGGTACTCGTCGAGACCAGCGACGGCCAGACCCGCTGGGACACCATCGGCGTCGACGAGAACATCATCGCCGCCTCCTGGCAGGCACTGCAGGACGCCGTGACCTACGGCCTGCGCCGCCAGAACGAGGTGCCCGACCCGGACGCGACCTGA
- a CDS encoding Crp/Fnr family transcriptional regulator, with protein sequence MLDDDEAVALLRATTLLKELDEEDLRRLAARAVTRRYRRGQVVFTEGEPADTLLVVAQGRLKVLTKADDGRDHVLNIHGPRETIGELNIVEPGTRSASVEALEPSTALVLDRTAVWELVKERPAVAEQLIRALVAHVRRLTGANADLVFLDLPRRVAKLLLMRAREASRPVIELGLTQTEIASLLGGSRQSVNQALREFERRSWILSEGQTITILQLDRLRRFAGD encoded by the coding sequence ATGCTCGACGACGACGAGGCGGTGGCGCTGCTCCGGGCGACCACGCTGCTCAAGGAACTAGACGAGGAGGACCTGCGGCGGCTCGCCGCCCGCGCCGTAACGCGTCGTTACCGGCGCGGCCAGGTCGTCTTCACCGAGGGGGAGCCCGCGGACACCCTGCTTGTGGTGGCCCAGGGCCGGCTGAAGGTGCTCACCAAGGCCGATGACGGCCGCGACCATGTGCTGAACATTCACGGACCACGAGAAACGATCGGCGAGCTGAACATCGTCGAGCCGGGGACGAGGTCGGCGAGCGTCGAGGCGCTCGAACCGAGCACGGCGCTCGTGCTCGACCGGACCGCCGTCTGGGAGCTGGTGAAGGAACGGCCGGCTGTCGCCGAGCAGCTGATCCGCGCGCTTGTCGCGCACGTGCGCCGGCTCACGGGCGCGAACGCCGATCTGGTCTTCCTCGACCTACCCCGCCGTGTGGCCAAGCTGCTGCTCATGCGGGCCCGCGAGGCCAGCCGGCCGGTGATAGAGCTAGGCCTCACCCAGACCGAGATCGCGTCGTTGCTCGGCGGTTCCCGGCAGTCGGTGAATCAGGCCCTGCGGGAGTTCGAACGCCGTAGCTGGATCCTTTCCGAGGGCCAGACGATCACCATCCTGCAGCTCGACCGGCTCCGCCGCTTCGCCGGCGACTAG
- a CDS encoding CBS domain-containing protein, which yields MRVSDGMSALVLIIGPGHTLRQAARLMAGRGCGAAVVLDTDGAGYGILTERDLLLALAAGKDPDVEIAADHLTRDLVFADPEWSLDTAADAMLRGGFRHLVVTEGGTVAGVLSMRDVVRCWNQQRVSA from the coding sequence ATGCGGGTTTCGGACGGAATGAGCGCGCTGGTCCTGATCATCGGCCCGGGTCACACCCTTCGCCAGGCGGCCCGGCTGATGGCCGGGCGTGGCTGCGGCGCCGCGGTGGTGCTGGACACCGACGGCGCGGGCTACGGCATCCTGACCGAGCGAGACCTCCTGCTGGCCTTGGCCGCGGGCAAGGACCCCGATGTCGAGATCGCCGCCGACCACCTCACCCGGGACCTCGTCTTCGCCGACCCGGAGTGGTCGTTGGACACCGCTGCCGATGCCATGCTGCGCGGCGGATTCCGGCACCTTGTCGTCACGGAGGGTGGCACTGTGGCCGGTGTGCTGTCGATGCGCGACGTGGTTCGTTGCTGGAACCAGCAGCGCGTGAGTGCTTGA
- a CDS encoding branched-chain amino acid transaminase, with the protein MAITPTSKIWMNGEFVNWDDAKIHVLTPTLHYGWGVFEGIRAYETPRGSAVFRLSDHIARLYRSAKIYMMEPDFTEAQFVQAAKDTVVANGIQSCYLRPLIYLGYGEMGLNPLPSKVESMIAVWPWGAYLGEEALEKGCRVIISSWRRNDVNITPPAAKATGQYLNSSLAKVAAIKGGYDEAILTSPTGHIADGSGENVFIVAGRTLITPPLTDGALGGITRASVMQIAADQGYDVVEKHIVRTDIYLADEAFFTGTAAEIVPIAEVDDRAVGTGRPGPVTKEIAEIFHQATTGHLDRYKTWNEYVDE; encoded by the coding sequence GTGGCCATCACCCCGACCTCGAAGATCTGGATGAACGGCGAGTTCGTCAACTGGGACGACGCCAAGATCCACGTCCTCACCCCGACCCTGCACTATGGCTGGGGGGTGTTCGAGGGCATCCGCGCGTACGAGACGCCGCGCGGCAGCGCCGTCTTCCGGCTCTCCGACCACATCGCCCGGCTGTACCGCAGCGCCAAGATCTACATGATGGAGCCGGACTTCACCGAGGCGCAGTTCGTCCAGGCGGCCAAGGACACGGTCGTGGCGAACGGCATCCAGTCCTGCTACCTGCGTCCGCTGATCTACCTCGGCTACGGCGAGATGGGCCTCAACCCGCTGCCATCCAAGGTCGAGTCGATGATCGCGGTGTGGCCGTGGGGCGCCTACCTGGGCGAGGAGGCGCTGGAGAAGGGCTGCCGCGTCATCATCTCCAGCTGGCGGCGCAACGACGTCAACATCACCCCGCCAGCCGCGAAGGCCACGGGCCAGTACCTGAACTCGTCGCTGGCCAAGGTCGCCGCGATCAAGGGTGGCTACGACGAGGCGATCCTGACCAGCCCGACCGGCCACATCGCCGACGGGTCCGGTGAGAACGTCTTCATCGTCGCCGGCCGCACGCTCATCACCCCGCCGCTGACCGACGGCGCGCTCGGCGGCATCACTCGGGCCTCGGTCATGCAGATCGCCGCCGACCAGGGCTACGACGTCGTCGAGAAGCACATCGTGCGCACCGACATCTACCTGGCCGACGAGGCGTTCTTCACCGGCACCGCGGCCGAGATCGTGCCGATCGCCGAGGTCGACGACCGCGCCGTCGGCACCGGCCGGCCCGGCCCGGTCACCAAGGAGATCGCCGAGATCTTCCACCAGGCCACCACCGGCCACCTCGACCGCTACAAGACCTGGAACGAGTACGTCGACGAGTAA
- a CDS encoding 3-isopropylmalate dehydrogenase, translating into MKLAVIGGDGIGPEVVAEGLRVLRAVHDKVETTEYDLGARRWHETGETLPDSVLDELRGHDAILLGAVGDPNVPSGVLERGLLLRLRFELDHHVNLRPVKLYPGVTSPLAGDPTIDMIVVREGTEGPYAGAGGVLRKGTPHEIATEESINTRFGVERVVRDAFARAQRRPRRKLTLVHKNNVLTKAGDLWSRTVTEVAAEFPEITVEYQHADAASMFFITDPGRFDVVVTDNLFGDIITDIGAAVTGGIGLAASGNLDPSGAHPSMFEPVHGSAPDIAGKGVADPTATVASVAMLLDHLGLSAEAAKVEKAVAGSLAARAASAGQPLSTREVGEDLAQRAVAN; encoded by the coding sequence ATGAAGCTTGCGGTTATCGGTGGCGACGGGATCGGCCCGGAAGTGGTCGCGGAGGGCCTGCGGGTCCTGCGTGCCGTGCACGACAAGGTGGAGACCACCGAGTACGACCTGGGCGCGCGGCGCTGGCACGAGACCGGTGAGACGCTGCCCGACTCCGTCCTCGACGAGCTGCGCGGGCACGACGCGATCCTGCTCGGCGCCGTCGGCGACCCGAACGTCCCCAGCGGCGTGCTGGAGCGGGGCCTGCTGCTGCGGCTGCGGTTCGAGCTCGACCACCACGTCAACCTGCGCCCGGTGAAGCTCTACCCGGGCGTGACCTCGCCGCTGGCCGGCGACCCGACCATCGACATGATCGTGGTCCGGGAGGGCACCGAGGGCCCGTACGCCGGTGCCGGCGGCGTGCTGCGCAAGGGCACCCCGCACGAGATCGCGACCGAGGAGAGCATCAACACCCGGTTCGGCGTCGAGCGGGTCGTCCGGGACGCGTTCGCCCGGGCGCAGCGCCGCCCGCGGCGCAAGCTCACCCTCGTGCACAAGAACAACGTGCTGACGAAGGCCGGCGACCTGTGGTCGCGGACCGTGACCGAGGTCGCGGCCGAGTTCCCGGAGATCACCGTCGAGTACCAGCACGCCGACGCGGCCAGCATGTTCTTCATCACCGACCCGGGCCGGTTCGACGTGGTCGTCACCGACAACCTGTTCGGCGACATCATCACCGACATCGGCGCCGCGGTCACCGGTGGCATCGGCCTGGCCGCCTCCGGCAACCTCGACCCGTCCGGCGCGCACCCGAGCATGTTCGAGCCTGTGCACGGAAGCGCTCCCGACATCGCCGGCAAGGGCGTGGCCGACCCGACCGCGACCGTCGCGTCGGTGGCGATGCTGCTCGACCACCTCGGCCTGTCCGCCGAGGCGGCCAAGGTCGAGAAGGCGGTCGCCGGTTCGCTGGCCGCTCGCGCCGCGTCGGCCGGTCAGCCGCTGTCGACCCGCGAGGTCGGCGAGGACCTGGCCCAGCGCGCCGTCGCCAACTGA
- the leuA gene encoding 2-isopropylmalate synthase — protein sequence MPIDKYRPFTPVALPDRTWPNAQITKAPLWCSVDLRDGNQALVDPMTPERKLKMFELLVGMGYKEIEVGFPAASQTDFDFIRQLIEEERIPDDVTVQVLTQAREELIERTVQSLVGSRKALLHLYNSTSTLQRRVVFNSDRAGITEIAVQGARWTVQYAEKLLDARTDLRWQYSPESFTGTELEYAVEVCEAVMDVWEPTADRPVVLNLPATVEMATPNIYADQIEWVGRNLTRRDAVILSLHPHNDRGCAVAAAELGVMAGADRIEGCLFGNGERTGNVCLVTLGMNLFSQGIDPQIDFSDIDEIRRTTEYCNQLPVHPRHPYGGDLVYTAFSGSHQDAIKKGFEAMERTGQRVWEVPYLPIDPMDVGRTYEAVIRVNSQSGKGGVAYLLKSEHGLDLPRRLQIEFSAVVQRHTDGEGGEVTASALWDMFRREYFLDETAGPAPLEVVQFAATAGSGAQDEVAVSVRRDGAAEVLTGKGNGPIDAFVDALSTRGVSVKVHDYNEHAIGAGADARAAAYLEVAVEDAEGTRVFWGVGIDPNIVTASLRAVVSAVNRAARARTKPVTAG from the coding sequence ATGCCCATCGACAAGTACCGGCCGTTCACGCCGGTCGCGCTGCCGGACCGCACCTGGCCGAACGCCCAGATCACGAAGGCCCCGCTGTGGTGCAGCGTCGACCTGCGTGACGGCAACCAGGCCCTGGTCGACCCGATGACCCCCGAGCGCAAGCTGAAGATGTTCGAGCTGCTGGTCGGGATGGGCTACAAGGAGATCGAGGTCGGGTTCCCGGCCGCGAGCCAGACCGACTTCGACTTCATCCGCCAGCTGATCGAGGAGGAGCGGATCCCGGACGACGTCACCGTCCAGGTGCTGACCCAGGCCCGCGAGGAGCTGATCGAGCGGACCGTGCAGTCCCTGGTCGGCTCCCGCAAGGCGCTGCTGCACCTGTACAACTCCACCTCCACGCTGCAGCGGCGGGTCGTGTTCAACTCCGACCGGGCCGGCATCACCGAGATCGCCGTCCAGGGCGCCCGCTGGACCGTGCAGTACGCCGAGAAGCTGCTGGACGCCCGCACCGACCTGCGCTGGCAGTACAGCCCCGAGTCGTTCACCGGCACCGAGCTGGAGTACGCCGTCGAGGTCTGCGAGGCGGTGATGGACGTCTGGGAGCCGACGGCGGACCGCCCGGTCGTGCTGAACCTGCCGGCGACCGTCGAGATGGCCACCCCGAACATCTACGCCGACCAGATCGAGTGGGTCGGGCGCAACCTGACCCGCCGCGACGCGGTCATCCTCTCGCTGCACCCGCACAACGACCGCGGCTGCGCGGTCGCCGCGGCCGAGCTGGGTGTCATGGCCGGCGCGGACCGGATCGAGGGCTGCCTGTTCGGCAACGGCGAGCGGACCGGCAACGTCTGCCTGGTCACCCTGGGGATGAACCTGTTCTCCCAGGGCATCGACCCGCAGATCGACTTCTCCGACATCGACGAGATCCGCCGGACGACCGAGTACTGCAACCAGCTGCCCGTGCACCCGCGCCACCCCTACGGCGGCGACCTGGTCTACACGGCCTTCTCCGGCTCCCACCAGGACGCCATCAAGAAGGGCTTCGAGGCGATGGAGCGGACCGGCCAGCGGGTCTGGGAGGTCCCGTACCTGCCGATCGACCCGATGGACGTCGGCCGCACCTACGAGGCCGTCATCCGGGTGAACAGCCAGTCCGGCAAGGGCGGCGTGGCCTACCTGCTGAAGTCCGAGCACGGCCTGGACCTGCCGCGCCGGCTGCAGATCGAGTTCTCCGCCGTCGTCCAGCGGCACACCGACGGCGAGGGCGGCGAGGTCACGGCCTCCGCGCTCTGGGACATGTTCCGCCGTGAGTACTTCCTGGACGAGACCGCCGGCCCCGCGCCGCTCGAGGTGGTGCAGTTCGCGGCGACGGCGGGCAGCGGCGCCCAGGACGAGGTGGCCGTCTCGGTCCGCCGTGACGGCGCCGCCGAGGTGCTCACCGGCAAGGGCAACGGGCCGATCGACGCGTTCGTCGACGCCCTGTCCACCCGTGGCGTGAGCGTCAAGGTCCACGACTACAACGAGCACGCGATCGGCGCCGGCGCGGACGCCCGGGCCGCCGCCTACCTCGAGGTCGCGGTCGAGGACGCCGAGGGCACCAGGGTCTTCTGGGGCGTCGGCATCGACCCGAACATCGTCACCGCCTCCCTGCGGGCCGTCGTGAGCGCCGTCAACCGCGCGGCCCGAGCCCGCACCAAGCCGGTCACCGCCGGCTGA
- the ilvN gene encoding acetolactate synthase small subunit, producing MTRHTLSVLVENKPGVLARVASLFSRRGFNIESLAVGPTEHSDISRMTIVVAVDELPLEQVTKQLNKLVNVLKIVEMDVDVSVQRELVLIKVRADATVRSQVLELVGLFRAKVVDVASDAVTVEATGTHDKLDALVRVLEPFGIKELVQSGMVALGRGSRSITDRSLRALERTA from the coding sequence GTGACCAGGCACACACTGTCCGTTCTGGTGGAGAACAAGCCGGGGGTGCTGGCCCGGGTCGCCAGCCTGTTCTCCCGGCGCGGCTTCAACATCGAGTCGCTCGCCGTCGGGCCGACGGAGCACAGCGACATCTCGCGGATGACCATCGTGGTCGCGGTCGACGAGCTGCCGCTGGAGCAGGTCACCAAGCAGCTGAACAAACTGGTGAACGTGCTCAAGATCGTCGAGATGGACGTGGACGTCTCGGTGCAGCGCGAGCTGGTGCTGATCAAGGTTCGCGCCGACGCGACGGTCCGCTCGCAGGTCCTGGAGCTCGTCGGGCTGTTCCGCGCGAAGGTCGTCGACGTGGCGAGCGACGCCGTCACCGTCGAGGCCACCGGAACGCATGACAAGCTGGACGCGCTGGTCCGGGTCCTGGAGCCGTTCGGGATCAAGGAGCTCGTCCAGTCCGGCATGGTCGCGCTCGGCCGGGGCTCGCGCTCCATCACCGACCGAAGCCTGCGGGCCCTCGAGCGCACGGCGTAG
- the ilvC gene encoding ketol-acid reductoisomerase → MVEIYYDDDANLDDLTDRKVAIIGYGSQGHAHALNLRDSGVDVRVGLPETSKSRAKAQEEGLRVVTPFEAAAEADIIMILAPDTAHRKIYAESILPNLKAGDALAFGHGFNIRYNLISPPEGVDVFMIAPKGPGHLVRRVFQEGKGVPCLVAVETDATGRALATALAYAKGIGGTRAGTLRTTFTEETETDLFGEQAVLCGGASALVQAGFETLVEAGYQPEIAYFECLHELKLIVDLMYEGGISQMRYSISDTAEYGDVTRGPRVVTPAVKAEMRKILDEIQDGTFAREWVAEDDNGRPNFTKLVEEGKSHPIEKVGSKLRSMMSWIAK, encoded by the coding sequence ATGGTCGAGATCTACTACGACGACGACGCCAACCTCGACGACCTGACCGACCGGAAGGTCGCGATCATCGGGTACGGCAGCCAGGGCCACGCGCACGCGCTGAACCTGCGGGACTCGGGCGTCGACGTCCGCGTCGGCCTGCCGGAGACCAGCAAGAGCCGGGCGAAGGCACAGGAGGAGGGCCTGCGGGTCGTCACTCCGTTCGAGGCCGCCGCCGAGGCCGACATCATCATGATCCTCGCCCCGGACACCGCGCACCGGAAGATCTACGCCGAGTCGATCCTGCCGAACCTCAAGGCGGGCGACGCGCTGGCCTTCGGCCACGGCTTCAACATCCGCTACAACCTGATCAGCCCGCCCGAGGGCGTCGACGTCTTCATGATCGCCCCCAAGGGCCCGGGCCACCTCGTCCGCCGGGTGTTCCAGGAGGGCAAGGGCGTGCCCTGCCTCGTCGCGGTCGAGACCGACGCGACCGGCAGGGCCCTCGCGACCGCGCTCGCCTACGCCAAGGGCATCGGCGGCACCCGCGCCGGCACGCTGCGCACGACCTTCACCGAGGAGACCGAGACCGACCTGTTCGGCGAGCAGGCCGTCCTGTGCGGCGGCGCGTCCGCCCTGGTCCAGGCCGGGTTCGAGACGCTCGTCGAGGCCGGCTACCAGCCGGAGATCGCCTACTTCGAGTGCCTGCACGAGCTGAAGCTCATCGTCGACCTGATGTACGAGGGCGGCATCTCCCAGATGCGCTACTCGATCTCCGACACCGCCGAGTACGGCGACGTCACCCGGGGACCGCGGGTCGTCACCCCGGCCGTGAAGGCCGAGATGCGCAAGATCCTGGACGAGATCCAGGACGGCACGTTCGCGCGCGAGTGGGTCGCTGAGGACGACAACGGCCGGCCGAACTTCACCAAGCTCGTCGAGGAGGGCAAGTCCCACCCCATCGAGAAGGTCGGCTCGAAGCTGCGCTCCATGATGTCCTGGATCGCCAAGTAG
- a CDS encoding DUF4276 family protein: protein MSSLLNAPHVGLVVEGPGDAVALPVLLRRHLEPAGEYRPTLGKPVACNGRDKALMANGVEGKVAVAASRPGCRAVMVVLDADRDPSCQLGPTILARASKFCAGPVFVALAEPTLEEWPVASAETLAVPGLVFPNSQEPVNAIKKALAPAKYVKPTWQPRLAGRMDIALARGRSPSLDRILTRFDEVRAELR, encoded by the coding sequence ATGAGTTCGCTGCTGAATGCTCCCCACGTCGGGCTGGTCGTCGAAGGGCCGGGTGACGCGGTAGCGCTCCCTGTCCTGTTGCGCCGGCACTTGGAGCCGGCCGGAGAGTACCGTCCGACCCTGGGCAAGCCCGTGGCGTGCAACGGCCGGGACAAGGCTCTGATGGCGAACGGCGTCGAGGGAAAAGTTGCGGTAGCCGCCTCCCGTCCCGGGTGTCGCGCCGTAATGGTCGTCCTCGACGCGGACCGGGATCCGTCCTGCCAACTCGGGCCGACGATTTTAGCGCGGGCGAGCAAGTTCTGCGCGGGACCGGTTTTCGTGGCTCTCGCCGAGCCGACCTTGGAGGAATGGCCGGTCGCTTCCGCGGAGACGCTCGCCGTGCCGGGACTCGTCTTTCCGAACAGTCAGGAGCCGGTGAATGCGATCAAGAAGGCGCTGGCCCCGGCGAAGTATGTGAAGCCAACCTGGCAGCCGCGCCTCGCAGGCAGAATGGACATCGCGCTCGCTCGCGGTCGTAGCCCCAGTCTTGACCGGATACTGACCCGGTTCGACGAGGTGCGCGCAGAGCTTCGATAA
- a CDS encoding AAA family ATPase, translated as MADEDAPRVRTRARILKLRLNNFLSYRDATLDLGDLVALVGPNASGKSNAVAGIKLLRDVAIVGLPASISRRGGFDQLRHRSHGHPYDPSIRIDFSFGDDLEGSFYELRLRALSGKRYEVKEERARINLFSGRSVAWSFDRLGDRTRIVEQSDGVETRDFEVDLPVDRGQSILPLGLSRAATMAQTVLAGLQIVEINPARVAEFQEASSTNTFEPDGSNAVGVYDTLETRRRRELVDELAAIVPGIQKVEVERFADRLTLAFLQGSGEGRNRRFLARYMSDGTLRAFGILLALQAQQPSLLVVEEPEVAIHLGALQTLVDVLRQHSDTTQVLLTTHSADIVDSLGIEALRVVWSDGNASHIAPVAEHTRETVRSGLITPGELLRVDSLDPAVA; from the coding sequence ATGGCCGACGAGGATGCGCCGCGAGTCAGGACGCGGGCCCGGATCCTGAAGCTGCGACTGAACAACTTCCTCAGTTACCGGGACGCGACGCTGGACCTGGGAGATCTCGTCGCGCTCGTCGGTCCCAATGCCAGCGGGAAGTCCAACGCCGTCGCGGGGATCAAGCTCCTGCGGGACGTGGCGATCGTTGGCCTGCCTGCCTCGATCTCGCGTCGCGGTGGCTTTGACCAGCTCCGTCATCGCAGCCACGGCCATCCCTATGACCCCTCGATCCGCATTGACTTCTCATTTGGCGATGACCTTGAGGGCTCCTTCTACGAGCTTCGGCTACGAGCTCTCAGCGGCAAGCGGTACGAGGTCAAGGAAGAACGAGCCAGAATCAACCTCTTCTCGGGGCGAAGTGTTGCGTGGTCTTTCGATCGACTCGGCGACCGCACTCGGATCGTCGAGCAATCCGACGGCGTAGAGACGCGGGATTTTGAGGTCGACCTGCCAGTCGACAGAGGACAGAGCATTCTTCCGCTCGGGCTTTCGCGCGCCGCAACGATGGCGCAGACCGTGCTCGCGGGGCTCCAAATCGTCGAGATCAATCCGGCGCGCGTCGCAGAATTTCAGGAGGCCTCATCGACCAACACGTTCGAACCCGACGGATCCAACGCGGTTGGTGTCTATGACACGCTTGAAACACGGCGGCGCCGCGAACTCGTCGATGAACTGGCCGCTATCGTTCCTGGAATCCAGAAGGTCGAGGTCGAACGTTTTGCGGACAGGCTGACGCTCGCCTTTCTCCAGGGGTCCGGCGAAGGTCGAAATCGTCGCTTCCTGGCGCGGTACATGTCCGACGGGACGCTACGGGCATTCGGCATACTGCTCGCGCTGCAGGCTCAGCAGCCCAGCCTCCTCGTGGTGGAGGAGCCCGAGGTTGCCATCCACCTGGGGGCGCTTCAGACACTGGTCGACGTACTGCGTCAACACTCTGACACCACCCAGGTTCTGCTGACGACGCACAGTGCGGACATCGTGGACAGCCTCGGGATCGAGGCTCTTCGCGTCGTCTGGAGCGATGGCAATGCCTCGCACATTGCCCCTGTGGCCGAGCACACCCGGGAGACGGTTCGCAGCGGCCTCATAACTCCTGGGGAGCTTCTCCGTGTCGACTCCCTCGACCCGGCCGTCGCATGA